One part of the Oscillatoria sp. FACHB-1407 genome encodes these proteins:
- a CDS encoding ATP synthase subunit I → MANQEQPTVHQQQPTLWTGSNSVNSPESPLEVTSVEDNSETGNSLPEADPSMQEYYKLQEDLLKSTLIMTGVVFISVWLFYSLNIALNYLIGACTGVVYLRMLARNVERLGREQQSLSKTRLALLIGVILVASRWDQLQIMPIFLGFLTYKAAVIFYMLRTALLPDSN, encoded by the coding sequence ATGGCTAATCAAGAACAGCCAACGGTTCATCAACAACAGCCAACACTCTGGACAGGTTCTAATTCCGTGAACTCACCAGAATCTCCTCTCGAAGTTACGTCTGTGGAAGACAATTCTGAAACTGGCAATTCTTTGCCAGAGGCAGATCCGTCTATGCAGGAATATTACAAGCTTCAGGAAGATTTATTAAAATCCACCCTGATTATGACCGGGGTTGTCTTTATATCTGTCTGGCTTTTTTATTCCTTAAACATTGCTCTGAATTATCTGATTGGAGCGTGCACAGGTGTGGTTTACTTGAGAATGTTGGCTAGGAATGTGGAGCGGCTGGGTAGGGAACAGCAAAGTCTGAGTAAAACCCGACTTGCCCTATTAATTGGAGTTATTTTAGTTGCATCCCGTTGGGATCAGCTGCAAATCATGCCAATTTTTTTAGGATTCCTCACCTATAAGGCTGCTGTCATCTTCTACATGCTAAGAACCGCTCTCTTGCCTGATTCCAATTAG
- the atpB gene encoding F0F1 ATP synthase subunit A → MEMLNVLNAVNAFPLAELEVGKHFYWEIGNLKVHGQVFLTAWFAIGLLLIASVLATRNIQRVPSGAQNLMEYALEFIRDLAKTNIGEKDYRPWVPFIGTLFLFIFVSNWSGALVPWRLIKLPEGELAAPTSDINTTVALALLTSLAYFYAGFSKKGLGYFGNYVQPVAFMLPFKIIEDFTKPLSLSFRLFGNILADELVVGVLVLLVPLFVPLPVMALGLFTSAIQALIFATLAAAYIGEAMEEHHGEEHGEH, encoded by the coding sequence ATGGAAATGTTGAATGTTTTAAATGCTGTCAACGCCTTCCCCCTAGCCGAGTTAGAGGTTGGTAAGCACTTTTATTGGGAGATCGGCAATCTCAAGGTGCACGGGCAGGTTTTTCTAACTGCCTGGTTTGCCATTGGTTTGCTATTGATCGCTTCCGTTTTAGCCACTCGAAATATTCAGCGAGTCCCCTCAGGAGCGCAAAACTTGATGGAGTATGCGCTGGAGTTTATTCGTGATTTGGCGAAGACTAATATCGGCGAAAAGGATTATCGACCCTGGGTTCCGTTTATTGGGACACTGTTTCTATTCATTTTCGTATCGAACTGGTCTGGTGCGTTGGTGCCCTGGCGGCTGATCAAACTCCCTGAAGGAGAATTGGCAGCTCCTACCAGTGACATCAACACGACGGTGGCACTGGCACTGCTGACCTCCCTTGCATATTTTTATGCTGGGTTTAGCAAAAAAGGACTGGGCTACTTTGGCAACTATGTCCAACCGGTTGCTTTCATGTTGCCCTTCAAAATCATCGAAGATTTTACCAAGCCCCTCTCCCTGAGTTTCCGTCTATTTGGAAACATTCTGGCTGACGAACTAGTGGTTGGGGTACTTGTTCTTCTCGTTCCGCTGTTTGTGCCGTTACCCGTAATGGCATTGGGGTTATTTACCAGTGCAATCCAGGCACTGATCTTTGCGACTCTGGCAGCGGCTTACATCGGTGAAGCGATGGAAGAACATCATGGCGAAGAGCATGGGGAACACTGA
- the atpE gene encoding ATP synthase F0 subunit C, translating to MNPTIAAASVLAAALAVGLGAIGPGIGQGNAAGQAVEGIARQPEAEGKIRGTLLLSLAFMEALTIYGLVVALVLLFANPFA from the coding sequence ATGAATCCAACAATTGCTGCTGCTTCTGTTCTAGCTGCCGCCCTCGCTGTGGGTTTGGGTGCGATCGGTCCTGGTATTGGTCAAGGGAATGCAGCAGGTCAAGCTGTGGAAGGGATTGCCCGCCAGCCTGAAGCTGAAGGCAAAATTCGCGGTACCTTGTTGCTGAGCTTGGCATTTATGGAAGCGTTGACCATTTACGGTCTGGTGGTTGCACTGGTACTTTTGTTTGCCAACCCATTCGCTTAA
- a CDS encoding F0F1 ATP synthase subunit B' has protein sequence MIHWTILLAAETVAEEGGGGLFDLDATLPLMALQFIILVVLLNIVFYKPLGKALDDRDNYIRTNLTDARERLSKAENLAKQYEQELAETRRQSQAVIATAQEDAKKIAAEKVAEAQREAQAQREQAQQELEQQKQEAMRSLEQQVESLSRQILDKLLGGVSIG, from the coding sequence ATGATTCATTGGACGATCTTGCTAGCTGCTGAGACTGTCGCCGAAGAGGGCGGAGGCGGGTTGTTTGATCTGGATGCGACGTTGCCCTTGATGGCGCTCCAATTCATCATCTTGGTTGTGCTTTTAAACATTGTTTTCTATAAACCTCTTGGTAAGGCATTGGACGATCGCGACAATTACATTCGCACTAATTTGACGGATGCGCGGGAGCGATTGTCAAAGGCAGAGAATTTAGCAAAGCAATATGAGCAAGAATTGGCTGAGACTCGTCGGCAGTCTCAGGCGGTAATTGCGACAGCACAGGAAGACGCGAAGAAAATAGCGGCAGAAAAAGTAGCTGAAGCTCAGCGCGAAGCGCAAGCGCAGCGAGAACAGGCGCAGCAAGAGTTAGAGCAACAAAAGCAAGAGGCGATGCGATCGCTTGAGCAACAGGTAGAATCCCTCAGCCGTCAAATTCTTGACAAGCTGTTGGGCGGTGTCTCGATTGGGTAG
- a CDS encoding F0F1 ATP synthase subunit B, whose protein sequence is MQTVLLLAVEAASEISEAAEGGGFGINSDILETNLINLLIIIGVLIYFGRGFLGKTLGDRRAKIEAAIEDAEKRKKEAAAALADQQQKLAQAQAEANRIRAAAEESAKAARASILAQAEQDIERMRATAAQDLTSQQERVIRELRQRVVALAMQQVEQRLQSGLNPEAQQQLIDRSIAMLGGAQ, encoded by the coding sequence ATGCAGACAGTGTTATTACTAGCCGTAGAAGCCGCTTCTGAGATCTCAGAAGCCGCCGAAGGGGGTGGTTTCGGAATTAACTCTGACATTCTTGAAACCAACCTGATCAACCTTCTGATTATTATTGGTGTTTTAATTTACTTCGGTCGTGGTTTCTTAGGCAAAACGTTGGGCGATCGCCGAGCCAAGATTGAAGCCGCGATTGAAGACGCTGAAAAGCGTAAGAAAGAAGCCGCTGCCGCTCTGGCGGATCAACAGCAAAAGCTGGCGCAGGCTCAAGCTGAAGCAAATCGTATTCGAGCTGCTGCCGAAGAGAGTGCTAAGGCTGCTAGAGCATCCATTCTGGCTCAGGCGGAGCAAGATATTGAACGGATGAGAGCTACGGCTGCGCAGGATTTAACCTCTCAGCAGGAGCGGGTGATTCGCGAGTTGCGCCAGCGAGTAGTAGCACTAGCGATGCAGCAGGTTGAGCAACGTTTGCAGTCGGGCTTAAACCCTGAAGCTCAACAGCAGTTAATTGATCGGAGTATTGCCATGTTAGGAGGTGCTCAATGA
- the atpH gene encoding ATP synthase F1 subunit delta, protein MSSNLVTSEVLEPYAQALMSVAQSNDLVDRFGEDVSFILSLLDESSELEDFLANPLVNADAKKNVLAQLTSETIHPFVLNFLRVLVDRRRILFLRGVCKQYQSLLRQLRQTVLADVTSAVELNDEQKEAVRQKVVAMTGAQQVELDTRIDPELIGGVIIKVGSQVVDASLRGQLRRIGIRLNSAA, encoded by the coding sequence ATGAGCAGCAATCTAGTCACCTCTGAGGTTTTAGAACCCTATGCTCAGGCGTTGATGTCTGTCGCCCAGTCGAACGATTTGGTCGATCGCTTTGGTGAGGATGTCAGCTTCATCCTGAGTCTCTTAGATGAGTCATCTGAGTTAGAAGATTTTTTGGCTAATCCGCTTGTCAATGCCGATGCTAAGAAAAACGTGTTGGCTCAGTTGACCTCAGAAACCATTCACCCTTTTGTGTTGAATTTTCTGCGTGTGCTGGTCGATCGCCGTCGCATTCTTTTCTTGCGGGGAGTCTGTAAGCAATACCAATCGTTGTTGCGTCAGTTGAGACAAACTGTATTGGCAGACGTCACTTCAGCAGTTGAGTTGAACGACGAACAAAAAGAAGCCGTTCGCCAAAAGGTTGTCGCGATGACGGGTGCTCAACAAGTTGAGTTAGACACTCGCATTGACCCAGAATTGATTGGCGGTGTCATCATTAAAGTTGGATCTCAAGTCGTCGATGCAAGTCTGCGTGGTCAGTTACGACGCATCGGTATTCGCCTGAACAGTGCCGCTTGA
- the atpA gene encoding F0F1 ATP synthase subunit alpha, producing the protein MVAIRPDEISSIIRQQIEQYDQDVKVSNVGTVLQVGDGIARIYGLERVMAGELLEFEDGSIGIALNLEEDNVGAVLMSDGRDIQEGSSVTSTGRIAEVPVGEAMIGRVVDALARPIDGKGDIHTTESRLIESPAPGIVARKSVYEPMQTGITAIDAMIPIGRGQRELIIGDRQTGKTSVAVDTILNQKGGDVICVYVAIGQKASTVAQVVEVFRERGALDYTIVVAANANDPATLQYLAPYTGATLAEYFMYNGKATLVVYDDLSKQAQAYRQMSLLLRRPPGREAYPGDVFYLHSRLLERAAKLSPALGEGSMTALPIIETQAGDVSAYIPTNVISITDGQIFLSADLFNSGLRPAVNAGISVSRVGSAAQTKAMKKVAGKVKLELAQYDDLQAFAQFASDLDKATQNQLARGQRLREILKQPQYSPLSVGDQVALIYSGINGYLDDIPVDKVTSFTKGLRDYLQTSKAEYGEIIRNEKQLSERAETLLKEAITEYKKTFLASV; encoded by the coding sequence ATGGTAGCTATCAGACCTGACGAAATTAGCAGTATTATTCGGCAGCAGATTGAGCAGTACGACCAGGATGTCAAAGTATCAAACGTTGGTACTGTGCTGCAAGTTGGTGACGGCATTGCCCGTATCTATGGCTTGGAACGAGTCATGGCGGGTGAGCTTTTAGAATTTGAAGACGGTTCGATTGGCATCGCCCTCAACCTTGAAGAAGACAACGTGGGTGCGGTGTTGATGAGCGATGGTCGCGACATTCAAGAAGGTAGCTCAGTTACCTCGACAGGCAGAATTGCAGAAGTTCCTGTCGGTGAAGCGATGATTGGTCGCGTTGTCGATGCGTTGGCACGTCCAATCGATGGTAAAGGCGACATCCACACCACAGAAAGCCGTTTGATTGAATCGCCTGCACCTGGTATTGTTGCCCGGAAGTCGGTATACGAACCCATGCAAACCGGGATTACAGCGATCGATGCCATGATTCCCATCGGTCGGGGTCAGCGGGAGTTGATCATCGGCGACCGTCAAACCGGAAAAACTTCGGTTGCGGTAGACACTATTCTGAACCAGAAAGGTGGAGACGTTATTTGCGTTTATGTGGCGATCGGTCAAAAGGCATCAACAGTCGCTCAAGTAGTTGAGGTCTTCCGTGAGCGCGGTGCACTCGACTACACGATCGTTGTTGCAGCAAACGCTAACGACCCAGCTACGCTGCAATACCTGGCACCTTACACCGGAGCCACCCTGGCTGAGTACTTTATGTACAACGGCAAAGCAACGCTGGTTGTTTATGATGACTTGTCTAAGCAAGCGCAAGCTTACCGTCAAATGTCGTTGTTGTTGCGTCGTCCACCCGGACGGGAAGCGTATCCTGGCGATGTGTTCTACCTCCACTCTCGCTTGTTAGAGCGGGCGGCTAAACTTAGCCCTGCACTGGGCGAAGGCAGCATGACGGCTCTCCCTATCATTGAAACGCAGGCGGGTGACGTATCGGCTTACATTCCTACCAACGTGATTTCGATTACGGATGGTCAGATCTTCCTATCAGCGGATCTGTTTAACTCCGGTTTGCGTCCAGCTGTGAACGCGGGTATCTCCGTATCCCGTGTGGGTTCAGCGGCTCAAACCAAGGCAATGAAAAAAGTCGCGGGTAAGGTGAAGCTGGAACTGGCTCAGTACGATGACCTGCAAGCCTTTGCTCAGTTTGCCTCTGATCTGGACAAAGCTACTCAGAACCAGTTGGCGCGGGGTCAGCGTCTGCGGGAAATTTTGAAGCAGCCCCAATACTCACCGCTATCGGTGGGCGATCAGGTAGCGTTAATCTACTCCGGTATTAACGGCTATTTGGATGACATCCCAGTAGATAAGGTAACGAGCTTCACAAAGGGTCTGCGCGACTATCTGCAAACCAGCAAAGCTGAGTACGGCGAAATCATTCGCAATGAGAAGCAACTCAGCGAACGGGCAGAAACCTTGCTGAAAGAAGCAATTACTGAGTACAAGAAGACTTTCTTGGCGAGTGTGTAG
- a CDS encoding F0F1 ATP synthase subunit gamma: protein MANLKAIRDRIQSVKNTKKITEAMRLVAAAKVRRAQEQVIATRPFADRLAQVLYGLQTRLRFEDADLPLLRKRDVQTVGILVISGDRGLCGGYNANVIRRAETRAKEIKAEGLDYRYVIVGRKASQYFQRREQPISQTFTGLEQVPTAAEASMIADELLSLFLSETVDRVELVYTKFVSLVSSRPVIQTLLPLDPQGLEPQDDEIFRLTSRGGDFQVERQRVAANTQNTLPQDMIFEQDPVQILDALLPLYLNNQLLRALQESAASELAARMTAMNNASDNASELISTLTLSYNKARQAAITQEILEVVGGANALK from the coding sequence ATGGCTAACTTAAAAGCAATTCGCGATCGCATCCAGTCGGTCAAGAATACGAAGAAAATTACAGAAGCGATGCGCCTGGTGGCGGCTGCAAAGGTGCGTCGTGCTCAAGAGCAAGTAATTGCCACTCGTCCCTTTGCTGATCGCCTTGCACAGGTACTCTATGGCTTACAAACCCGTTTGCGCTTTGAAGATGCTGATTTGCCTCTGCTGAGAAAGCGGGATGTCCAAACGGTTGGGATTTTAGTTATCTCAGGCGATCGCGGTTTGTGTGGTGGTTACAACGCTAACGTGATTCGTCGGGCTGAGACACGGGCTAAGGAAATCAAAGCGGAAGGTTTAGATTACCGATATGTAATCGTTGGGCGTAAAGCAAGCCAATACTTCCAGCGACGAGAGCAACCCATCAGCCAAACCTTCACTGGGTTGGAGCAAGTGCCAACAGCAGCGGAGGCATCCATGATTGCAGACGAACTGCTCTCCTTGTTCCTCTCGGAAACGGTCGATCGTGTTGAGTTGGTTTATACCAAATTTGTCTCGCTGGTCAGCTCTCGCCCAGTGATTCAAACCTTGTTGCCACTTGATCCGCAAGGATTGGAACCTCAAGATGATGAGATCTTCCGACTCACGTCACGAGGTGGTGATTTTCAGGTGGAACGGCAACGAGTTGCGGCAAACACTCAAAACACCTTGCCTCAGGACATGATTTTTGAGCAAGATCCGGTACAAATTTTGGATGCATTGTTGCCTCTGTATCTCAATAACCAACTCTTGCGGGCACTGCAAGAGTCAGCCGCGAGTGAACTGGCGGCTCGGATGACCGCTATGAACAACGCCAGCGATAACGCTAGCGAGTTGATTAGCACGCTGACCCTGTCTTATAACAAGGCGCGTCAAGCCGCGATTACTCAAGAGATTCTTGAGGTTGTCGGTGGTGCTAACGCTCTGAAGTAG
- a CDS encoding thioredoxin domain-containing protein yields the protein MPNRLAQSESLYLRKHADNPIDWYPWGDEAIQKARQEDKPIFLSIGYSSCHWCTVMEGEAFSDGAIADYMNDNFVAIKVDREERPDIDSIYMQALQMMVGQGGWPLNVFLSPDDLVPFYGGTYFPVDPKYGRPGFLQVLESLRHIYDSEKSKIQNVKDQILQQLQQSTVIAADELTDDLLHKGLEYSAGVLSSRGMGPSFPMIPYAEAALHGLRFSSTNSNYNVAEVCHQRGLDLALGGIYDHVAGGFHRYTVDPTWTVPHFEKMLYDNGQIVEYLAHLWSTGVQEPAFARAIAGTVEWLKREMTAPEGYFYAAQDADSFITADDAEPEEGAFYVWSYTELEQHLTADELAELREQFTVTPTGNFEGKIVLQRRHPGELSATVETALARLFVLRYGTALEETPTFPPARNNQEAKMQPWQGRIPAVTDTKMIVAWNSLMISGLATAAIALQNPEYLALAAQAAQFILQHQWQPTETGARLHRLNYDGKASVVAQSEDYACFIKALLDLDQAEFSVNSNHPSAQWLEQALKVQAEFDEFLWSVDSGGYYNTDARSDLVIRERSYADNATPSANGVAIANLVRLFLRSEEISLLDKAQRSLQAFSHVMDRAPQACPTLFIALDWYLNQTLIRTNSHQLARLAAQYLPTVVWAIEPLPNDVVGLVCQGLSCQEPARNEAQLQEQLTFSLTRVLRK from the coding sequence ATGCCGAATCGTCTGGCTCAATCTGAAAGCCTCTACCTTCGTAAACACGCCGACAACCCGATCGATTGGTATCCCTGGGGAGACGAGGCAATTCAGAAAGCTCGTCAAGAAGACAAGCCAATTTTTCTCTCGATTGGGTATTCCAGTTGCCACTGGTGTACGGTGATGGAAGGGGAAGCGTTTTCAGATGGGGCGATCGCGGACTACATGAATGACAATTTTGTGGCGATCAAGGTCGATCGAGAAGAACGCCCCGATATTGACAGCATTTATATGCAAGCCCTGCAAATGATGGTGGGGCAAGGAGGATGGCCCCTCAACGTATTTTTGTCACCGGACGACCTGGTGCCTTTTTACGGGGGGACGTACTTTCCGGTAGACCCGAAGTATGGGCGACCCGGATTTCTGCAAGTGTTGGAGTCATTGCGCCATATTTATGACTCTGAAAAGAGCAAAATTCAGAACGTGAAAGATCAGATTTTGCAGCAGTTGCAGCAGTCAACGGTGATTGCTGCCGATGAGTTAACCGATGATTTGCTGCATAAGGGTCTGGAATACAGTGCCGGAGTGTTGTCGAGTCGGGGCATGGGTCCGAGTTTTCCCATGATTCCCTATGCAGAGGCAGCGTTGCATGGATTGCGCTTCAGTAGTACCAATTCCAACTACAACGTTGCGGAGGTTTGTCACCAACGAGGGTTGGATCTCGCGTTGGGTGGGATTTATGACCATGTGGCTGGAGGATTTCATCGCTACACCGTTGACCCCACCTGGACAGTTCCTCACTTTGAAAAGATGCTCTATGACAACGGGCAGATTGTGGAATATCTGGCGCATTTGTGGAGCACAGGGGTACAAGAACCTGCGTTTGCAAGAGCGATCGCCGGGACAGTGGAATGGCTCAAGCGGGAAATGACGGCTCCTGAAGGTTACTTCTATGCGGCTCAAGATGCAGATAGTTTCATCACAGCCGATGACGCAGAGCCAGAGGAAGGGGCTTTTTATGTCTGGAGCTACACTGAGCTAGAGCAGCACTTAACAGCCGACGAATTAGCAGAGTTGCGAGAGCAGTTTACTGTCACACCGACGGGCAACTTTGAGGGCAAGATAGTATTGCAGCGTCGTCATCCGGGTGAATTGTCAGCAACGGTAGAAACCGCTTTAGCCAGGTTGTTTGTGCTTCGTTATGGAACTGCTCTAGAGGAAACTCCGACCTTCCCTCCGGCGCGAAACAATCAGGAGGCCAAGATGCAACCCTGGCAGGGGCGCATTCCAGCCGTCACCGATACCAAGATGATTGTCGCCTGGAACAGTCTGATGATTTCTGGACTGGCAACCGCTGCGATCGCCCTACAAAACCCTGAGTATCTGGCTCTGGCAGCTCAGGCGGCTCAATTTATTTTGCAGCATCAGTGGCAACCGACTGAGACGGGGGCACGGCTGCATCGGCTCAACTATGACGGCAAAGCCAGTGTCGTAGCCCAGTCAGAGGACTATGCTTGCTTCATCAAAGCCCTATTGGATTTGGATCAGGCGGAGTTCAGTGTGAACTCCAATCACCCCTCAGCGCAGTGGCTTGAACAAGCGTTGAAAGTGCAGGCAGAGTTTGATGAGTTTTTGTGGAGCGTGGATAGCGGTGGCTATTACAACACCGATGCTCGCAGTGACCTGGTAATCCGAGAGCGGAGTTATGCGGATAACGCCACTCCTTCAGCCAATGGGGTGGCGATCGCCAATCTGGTGCGGTTGTTTCTTCGGTCTGAGGAGATATCTCTCCTCGACAAAGCTCAGCGATCGTTGCAGGCGTTTAGCCATGTGATGGATCGGGCACCACAAGCCTGTCCTACGTTGTTTATTGCACTGGACTGGTATCTCAACCAGACACTGATTCGCACGAATAGCCACCAACTGGCTCGACTCGCAGCTCAATACTTACCAACGGTGGTGTGGGCGATCGAGCCACTACCCAATGATGTAGTGGGGTTAGTGTGCCAGGGGTTGAGTTGCCAAGAACCCGCACGCAACGAAGCGCAGTTGCAGGAGCAGTTAACTTTCAGTCTGACTAGGGTCCTGAGAAAATAG
- a CDS encoding DUF3143 domain-containing protein codes for MTLPSADTPLYNHPLPDIEAWLVEHGCQQDDRNLHYWHVKKAGWEAEIVMEIDSFAVRYLNAGEDGRDIQRSFKYSLSRQDLEAAIFSGP; via the coding sequence ATGACGCTTCCTTCTGCTGATACACCGCTTTACAATCATCCTCTACCTGACATCGAAGCCTGGTTAGTTGAGCATGGTTGTCAACAGGACGATCGCAACTTGCATTACTGGCATGTCAAAAAAGCAGGCTGGGAAGCTGAAATTGTGATGGAAATTGACTCCTTTGCTGTGCGCTATCTCAACGCAGGCGAAGATGGACGCGACATTCAACGGTCGTTTAAGTATTCGCTCAGTCGCCAAGACCTGGAGGCGGCTATTTTCTCAGGACCCTAG
- a CDS encoding J domain-containing protein, whose protein sequence is MSDDLTSNYYQVLGLTPSASVQQIRRTYRELSKLYHPDTTELPDAIATAKFQLLNEAYATLSSPEKRAAYDLKIGYSRFSVMQVPLDLNRPVSESRSYRSSAYLDPTDRPLSAGEIFALFILGLTFVACLILVIAIGITRGEHAFQPLTATNPPASAEILEVAPLDAQSTPIDSPPEQLPELDDAPAIDSTHLLPGESFPSLPSPNS, encoded by the coding sequence ATGTCGGACGATTTGACTTCTAACTACTACCAGGTGTTAGGGTTGACTCCTTCGGCATCGGTGCAACAGATCCGGCGCACCTACCGGGAATTGAGCAAGCTCTACCATCCCGACACAACTGAATTGCCAGATGCGATCGCTACAGCCAAGTTTCAGCTCTTAAACGAAGCTTACGCAACGCTGAGTAGCCCCGAAAAGCGAGCCGCCTACGATCTCAAGATCGGCTATTCTCGCTTTTCAGTGATGCAAGTGCCGCTCGATCTCAACCGCCCGGTTTCTGAAAGCCGTTCCTACCGTTCATCGGCTTACCTTGACCCTACTGATCGCCCCCTCTCAGCAGGTGAAATTTTCGCGCTGTTTATCTTGGGGCTGACTTTTGTTGCTTGTCTCATTCTGGTGATTGCCATCGGCATTACCCGTGGCGAACATGCCTTTCAACCTCTGACGGCTACGAACCCTCCCGCATCGGCTGAGATTTTAGAAGTGGCTCCTCTAGACGCGCAAAGCACTCCTATCGACTCGCCTCCTGAGCAATTGCCTGAGTTGGACGATGCCCCTGCTATCGATTCAACCCATTTGTTGCCTGGTGAATCTTTTCCATCTTTACCCTCGCCAAACTCATGA
- a CDS encoding YaaW family protein gives MVDELRTGLELATDEELETLTEILFQRKFNPLDYVCTPEIVEVQSRDRQAQLDAIEERFRFLAADGFTVLRRKTGQISYRQVLMQVCRYLKISYSQTFSTEELEAEIFLHILNAAWKKLPPAQQRVLTGQLQEALSHAQLAKQLPPAVHKDPIALALKGGSAFAVSSVVGPWLLQQITRQFALHAATYQVATEALVRGGVTAATQLQSKIALQTASRGMAMSAARYGAVRSVFAFLGPALWMWFFADLGWRSIATNYSRVIPVIFTLAQIRLTRSTCFVGT, from the coding sequence GTGGTAGATGAACTGAGAACGGGGTTGGAACTGGCTACAGATGAGGAATTAGAGACATTAACCGAAATTCTATTTCAGCGCAAGTTCAACCCGTTGGACTACGTGTGTACCCCTGAGATTGTTGAAGTGCAAAGCCGCGATCGCCAAGCGCAATTAGATGCGATTGAAGAACGGTTTCGCTTCCTTGCGGCTGACGGTTTTACGGTGTTGCGCCGCAAAACGGGGCAAATTAGTTATCGTCAGGTGTTGATGCAAGTTTGCCGTTATCTCAAAATCTCCTATTCCCAAACCTTCTCGACTGAAGAACTGGAAGCTGAAATCTTTCTACACATTCTCAATGCTGCCTGGAAGAAACTACCCCCGGCTCAGCAACGAGTTTTGACTGGGCAGTTGCAAGAGGCATTGTCTCACGCTCAATTGGCAAAGCAACTTCCACCCGCTGTTCACAAAGACCCAATCGCGCTCGCCCTGAAAGGGGGAAGTGCGTTTGCAGTGAGCTCAGTGGTTGGTCCCTGGTTGCTCCAACAAATCACTCGTCAGTTTGCGCTTCATGCGGCTACGTATCAAGTCGCCACGGAAGCTTTGGTGCGAGGGGGAGTGACAGCCGCAACTCAACTTCAAAGCAAAATCGCCCTGCAAACGGCTTCACGAGGCATGGCAATGAGTGCAGCGCGGTATGGGGCAGTGCGATCGGTGTTTGCGTTTTTAGGTCCCGCTTTGTGGATGTGGTTCTTTGCAGATCTGGGTTGGCGGTCGATCGCCACTAACTATAGCCGTGTGATTCCCGTCATTTTCACGCTGGCTCAGATTCGCTTGACTCGATCTACTTGTTTTGTTGGCACTTAA
- a CDS encoding NAD(P)/FAD-dependent oxidoreductase: protein MQETMIDIAVIGAGITGLVCARQLQQAGYQVVVLEKSRGLGGRVATRRLEGTWADHGTRYLEPQGKWTEQLIQSLSDRGIVHLWTKQLYQYAEGELSPQEPRPCYVAKDGITAIAKELGAGLTIQRQQRVIAITPNAGHWSLTFEGSGVDPLPPLQVRAVVVAIPTPQALMLLEPLSQEGLPEELLTTLRSVEFDPCFSAIATYAPNRVAELENLPWRGVLFRDDADLSWVGLESSKQRTTQQSVVVVQSSAQFATKYLEATDLQPIGQQLLTRAAETLLPWLDAPTVLQVHRWRYALTRTPLSTGCLATTNPLPLVCGGDWCSSNNLESALKSGIATAHEMNQRLDQRSLPILTFA from the coding sequence ATGCAAGAAACAATGATTGATATCGCTGTTATTGGTGCAGGCATCACCGGACTCGTTTGTGCGCGGCAACTGCAACAAGCCGGATATCAGGTGGTCGTTCTGGAAAAATCGCGGGGATTGGGAGGACGAGTGGCGACCCGTCGTCTGGAGGGAACCTGGGCAGACCATGGCACCCGTTATCTAGAGCCTCAGGGCAAATGGACGGAGCAATTGATCCAGAGCTTGAGCGATCGCGGCATTGTGCATCTCTGGACGAAGCAGCTTTACCAATATGCTGAGGGAGAATTATCACCGCAAGAGCCTCGCCCCTGCTATGTGGCAAAGGATGGCATTACGGCGATCGCCAAGGAGTTGGGCGCAGGGTTAACGATTCAACGACAACAGCGCGTGATTGCCATCACTCCGAATGCTGGGCATTGGAGTCTCACCTTTGAGGGATCCGGGGTTGATCCGTTACCTCCGCTTCAAGTCAGAGCAGTAGTCGTGGCAATTCCTACCCCCCAAGCTCTGATGTTATTGGAACCCCTCTCTCAAGAGGGCTTACCTGAGGAACTGCTCACCACCCTACGTTCAGTGGAATTTGACCCCTGCTTCAGTGCGATCGCCACCTATGCACCCAATCGAGTCGCAGAACTGGAGAATTTGCCCTGGCGCGGTGTGCTATTCAGGGATGATGCCGACTTGAGTTGGGTTGGGCTAGAAAGCAGCAAGCAACGTACGACCCAACAGTCTGTTGTGGTCGTGCAAAGTAGTGCTCAATTTGCGACGAAATATTTAGAAGCGACTGATTTACAACCTATCGGTCAACAATTGTTGACAAGAGCCGCTGAAACGTTGCTTCCCTGGTTAGACGCTCCAACCGTGCTGCAAGTTCACCGTTGGCGATATGCCTTAACTCGCACGCCCCTATCAACAGGATGCCTTGCCACAACAAATCCCCTACCACTGGTTTGTGGTGGGGACTGGTGTAGTAGCAACAACCTCGAAAGTGCATTGAAATCGGGCATTGCAACCGCGCATGAGATGAATCAGCGGCTTGATCAGCGATCGCTACCGATACTGACGTTTGCGTAA